From a single Loxodonta africana isolate mLoxAfr1 chromosome 9, mLoxAfr1.hap2, whole genome shotgun sequence genomic region:
- the LOC100673363 gene encoding olfactory receptor 1L1-like: protein MERVNQTNSVTEFILLGLSSRPEEQKPLFVVFLTMYLITVVGNLLIILVIHSDTRLQTPMYFFLSTLSFTDVCYTTTIIPKMLVNFLSKKKTISYAECMIQMYFFLAFANTESYLLAAMAIDHYVAICDPFHYVTTMSHHRCVLLLAFSCSISHLHSLLLVLLINRLIFCDSNVIHHFLCDINPLLKLSCSSTFVNEIVINTEGLITLVTPFICVIISYLRILIAVLKIPSVARKQKAFSTCGSHLTMVTLFYGSIIYVYFRPLSSYTVKDRVATVIYTVLSSMLNPFIYSLRNKDMKRGLEKLMGKKKS, encoded by the coding sequence ATGGAAAGGGTCAATCAAACCAACAGTGTCACTGAATTCATCCTCCTGGGACTATCCTCCCGGCCAGAGGAGCAGAAGCCACTTTTTGTCGTCTTCCTCACCATGTACCTCATCACTGTGGTGGGGAACTTGCTCATCATTCTGGTCATCCACTCAGACACTCGGCTGCAGAcacccatgtattttttcctcagcACCCTATCCTTCACTGATGTTTGCTATACAACAACCATCATTCCCAAAATGCTGGTAAACTTTCTATCAAAGAAGAAGACCATCTCCTATGCTGAGTGTATGATCCAAATGTATTTCTTCTTGGCTTTTGCCAACACAGAAAGCTACCTCCTGGCAGCCATGGCCATTGACCACTATGTTGCCATCTGTGACCCCTTCCACTATGTCACCACCATGAGCCACCACCGCTGTGTCCTGCTGCTGgccttctcctgctccatctctCACCTCCATTCTCTCTTGCTAGTTCTTCTGATAAATCGTCTCATCTTCTGTGATTCCAATGTTATCCACCACTTCCTCTGTGACATCAACCCTCTATTGAAATTGTCCTGCTCCTCCACATTTGTCAATGAAATTGTAATTAACACAGAAGGATTGATAACCTTGGTGACACCCTTTATTTGCGTCATCATCTCTTACCTACGAATTCTCATTGCTGTTCTTAAGATCCCCTCAGTTGCTCGGAAgcagaaagccttctccacctgtggctCCCATCTCACCATGGTGACCCTCTTTTATGGAAGCATCATTTACGTTTATTTCCGACCCCTGTCCAGCTACACTGTCAAGGATCGGGTGGCAACAGTCATCTACACAGTTTTGTCCTCCATGCTAAACCCTTTcatctacagcctgagaaacAAAGACATGAAGCGAGGCCTGGAGAAGCTGATGGGCAAGAAGAAGTCCTAG